The segment TTCGCTTTTTGTGACATCCATGAAATTGTAATAGAAATAGGAGCTAAGGACTAAAACAAGTATTAATAAGATTAGTATCGTTTTTTTCATGTTCATCGATCGCCTCTGATTACAATATCGGTTTAAACTGATCTGTTGTTTCTGTATTCATTTCGTCTAGCACTTTGCCGATCATCTTGATTCCAAAGGTAAGCTCATCCGCTTCCACACCGGCAATTGTGATCCTAAAGTACGGCGACTCCACTTTAGAGGCATAAAACGCGTCACCCGAAGTGATCAGCACGCCTCTGATTTTGAGCTGCTCATAGAGCGTTTTAGAAGACGAGAACTTCCTGAGCTTTAGCCAGAAGTTAAAGCCTCCTTCAAAGCACATGACCTCGCAGTGCGGGGCCAGGTACTTTTTAATCGCCTCACTCGCCACTTGGTATCTATTTTTAAATGTGTCATGCATCATGTTTTTCTGAGTCTCGTAGTAGCCGTGGGTGATAAACCGTTCAAAAGCCCTTTGGGTCAGACCTGAAGTGGTAATATCCGTGGACTGCTTGGCCATGATCACCTGCTGCTTGAGCCTTTCAGGAGTCAGCATGAATCCCAGTCTTAGACCAGGCATCACCGCTTTTGAAAAACTCTTGATATAAATGACCAAATCGTCGGTATCGATAGCTTTTAACGGTTTGACATGCTGGCTTGAAAAGGCCAGATCAGAACAATAGTCGTCCTCAAGCACCATCAGCTGGTGTTTGTTGCATATCGCGATCAGTTCCTCACGTTTTTCTTTGCTGTACACGACGCCCGTCGGATTTTGAAGGATCGGCATGACATAAAGCAGTTTCGGGCGGTACTGGTAAATATACTCGCGCAGCTTGATCAGGTTGGGCCCGTCTGCCTCAAGAGGCAATTCGAGAATCCTCGCCCCACGGGACTTAAACGTAGCGATCGCTCCTGTATAGGTCGGAGCCTCCACGATCACCGTATCGCCATAATTGATCAGCGCCTTGGATACAACATCCAACCCCTGCTGCGCACCGGACAATATCTGAATCGAATCTTCGTTTGTCTCGATACCGTTCTCTTTGAGCACATGAAGACACAGCGCCTGTCTGAGCGCCGAGTACCCTCTGGAGTCCTGGTAGCCGAACGCACCGCCCTTGTCCCTATCGAGCACTTCATTCAAGACGCTTTTAAAATTCTCAACAGGAAAAAGGTAATCAGATGGGGTCGTGGTGGCGAGATTGATTCCTATCGTATGGTTTGTCTGGTTTGGAAGCTGCGATTCCTTATAACGCTGATCCACCACGATGGATTCACTGTTGTTTTCGATTCGCACATACGTGCCGCTTCCGACTTTCTTATAGACCAGCTCATGCTTCTCAAGAAGCTTGTAAGCGTTGATGATTGTGAT is part of the Fusibacter sp. A1 genome and harbors:
- a CDS encoding PLP-dependent aminotransferase family protein; this translates as MSIFFSVELKPEAREHLYVQLYKAIRKLIESGEILANEKLPPIRTYASALNVNNITIINAYKLLEKHELVYKKVGSGTYVRIENNSESIVVDQRYKESQLPNQTNHTIGINLATTTPSDYLFPVENFKSVLNEVLDRDKGGAFGYQDSRGYSALRQALCLHVLKENGIETNEDSIQILSGAQQGLDVVSKALINYGDTVIVEAPTYTGAIATFKSRGARILELPLEADGPNLIKLREYIYQYRPKLLYVMPILQNPTGVVYSKEKREELIAICNKHQLMVLEDDYCSDLAFSSQHVKPLKAIDTDDLVIYIKSFSKAVMPGLRLGFMLTPERLKQQVIMAKQSTDITTSGLTQRAFERFITHGYYETQKNMMHDTFKNRYQVASEAIKKYLAPHCEVMCFEGGFNFWLKLRKFSSSKTLYEQLKIRGVLITSGDAFYASKVESPYFRITIAGVEADELTFGIKMIGKVLDEMNTETTDQFKPIL